A window from Chryseobacterium vaccae encodes these proteins:
- a CDS encoding HlyD family secretion protein produces MENKEQTTQNTQAAPAQSAASDKKKKNKTNKIRAIISNIIVFLVIGFGLYWLVREYFHIGDKTYTEAAQVEEFINPINTRVSAYIKEIKFIEHQRVKKGDTLVILDKNEILTQLGQAEAAYQNAMAQRSATSSSVNTVSNNVNVMESNIAGAKARLWNAEQNLNRYKNLLAAEAVTRQQYDQVKTEYDAQKAAYETLVNQKQSANLSTTEVKSRLGINDAEIKRTKSALDMAKINLSYTVITAPYDGVMGRRTIAEGQLIQPGQQVATIVLNGQKWVTANFLERQMPNIKIGEKMMMTADALGGKQFEGIVTAVSAATGSRYSSVPTDNSTGNFIKVQQRIPVRIEFTSSNKKEDLDKLSAGMNMNVNINKD; encoded by the coding sequence ATGGAAAACAAGGAACAAACTACTCAAAATACACAGGCAGCTCCGGCACAATCGGCTGCTTCCGATAAAAAGAAAAAGAATAAAACCAATAAAATCCGCGCTATTATTTCGAATATTATCGTTTTTCTGGTGATAGGATTCGGGTTGTACTGGCTGGTACGTGAATATTTCCACATTGGAGATAAAACCTATACAGAGGCAGCTCAGGTGGAAGAGTTTATAAACCCTATCAATACCAGAGTTTCTGCTTATATCAAAGAAATAAAATTCATCGAACATCAAAGAGTAAAAAAAGGTGATACGCTGGTTATTCTGGACAAAAACGAAATTCTGACCCAGCTTGGGCAAGCAGAAGCAGCTTACCAGAATGCAATGGCACAAAGATCAGCAACAAGTTCATCCGTTAATACGGTTTCTAACAATGTTAATGTGATGGAATCCAATATTGCAGGTGCAAAAGCAAGATTATGGAATGCAGAGCAGAACCTGAACCGATATAAAAACCTTCTCGCTGCTGAGGCTGTAACAAGACAGCAGTATGACCAGGTAAAAACAGAATATGATGCCCAGAAAGCAGCTTACGAAACGCTGGTTAATCAAAAGCAGTCTGCCAATCTTTCTACAACAGAGGTAAAAAGCCGTCTGGGGATTAATGATGCAGAGATCAAAAGAACAAAATCAGCCTTGGATATGGCGAAAATCAACCTTTCCTATACCGTCATTACAGCTCCTTATGACGGAGTAATGGGAAGAAGAACAATTGCCGAGGGACAATTAATTCAACCCGGCCAACAGGTAGCCACGATCGTTCTGAACGGTCAGAAATGGGTAACCGCTAATTTCCTTGAAAGACAGATGCCGAACATAAAAATCGGAGAGAAAATGATGATGACTGCTGATGCTTTAGGCGGAAAACAATTTGAAGGTATAGTAACTGCGGTTTCAGCGGCTACCGGATCCAGATATTCGAGCGTTCCGACTGATAACTCTACCGGAAACTTCATCAAAGTACAGCAGAGAATTCCTGTAAGAATAGAATTTACGTCTTCCAATAAAAAAGAAGATCTGGATAAACTGAGCGCAGGGATGAACATGAACGTAAATATTAATAAAGACTAG
- a CDS encoding MFS transporter — translation MYNKGLYNDWVPKPVQLLLIVLLLAVVMPLGGVYTGNISYLVSGTGALTEYFMWANYATTIGMGACMPIVLRMKMRFKVRDKMVLLLVLLGLMSYINATTLQPMIFVFTSLLIGFMKMMVTIELFLPLMMMIGNRGMFYGVFYTFVLIMNQVAVYYAAEFSLLYNWQQFYLLTSVLCFILALIHWIFMHNKYFALKVPLHYIDWLSILLFISTFMFSAYVYSFGRQQDWLNSKNIINASIAAFVSFALLAIRQSTLKRPYLSFKIFTKNNVQHGLFMLFWLGMFLGTASLQNTFAVGVLGYDQLTNARLSMLMVPGIILAGAIAIFWFKKEKPLKMYIFSGFAAMIGYAIIMYFSMVLEFSYDNWYLPMFLKGYGMCSLFISVWFYTLDKLEMDEMLAAIGLVLVWRTFLAVGIFSTLYSWFQYRFQVAAVGDLAVYMDGMTVTPQNVAANMKGIQLNAIIIATKKIFGYIILTGFGVLLYVITHHFGAKRFQYMRFVRVIGGKSVIARRRLKERKKMLEEIKDAAGPAV, via the coding sequence ATGTACAACAAAGGACTATATAACGACTGGGTACCGAAACCCGTACAGCTGCTGCTGATCGTACTGCTTCTTGCAGTGGTGATGCCTCTTGGCGGTGTGTACACAGGGAATATCAGCTATCTGGTGAGCGGTACCGGAGCTCTTACAGAATATTTTATGTGGGCCAACTATGCGACCACAATCGGTATGGGAGCCTGTATGCCTATTGTTCTCAGAATGAAGATGAGATTCAAGGTGAGAGATAAAATGGTGCTCCTCTTGGTGCTTTTAGGGCTTATGAGCTATATCAATGCAACGACTTTACAGCCTATGATCTTTGTATTTACGTCTTTACTGATTGGATTTATGAAGATGATGGTCACCATAGAACTATTCTTGCCGTTGATGATGATGATTGGAAACCGTGGAATGTTTTACGGAGTATTCTATACATTTGTTCTGATCATGAACCAGGTAGCAGTTTATTATGCCGCAGAATTCTCCCTTTTGTATAACTGGCAGCAGTTTTATTTACTGACATCGGTTTTATGCTTTATATTGGCACTTATTCACTGGATTTTTATGCATAATAAATATTTCGCATTGAAAGTTCCTCTGCATTATATCGACTGGCTGAGTATTTTACTGTTCATCTCCACCTTTATGTTTTCGGCCTATGTATACTCTTTCGGGAGACAGCAGGACTGGCTGAATTCAAAAAATATCATTAATGCCAGTATAGCTGCTTTTGTAAGCTTTGCATTGCTGGCCATCCGTCAGTCAACGCTGAAACGGCCTTACCTGTCCTTTAAAATATTCACCAAAAATAATGTACAGCATGGTTTATTTATGTTGTTCTGGCTGGGAATGTTTTTAGGAACGGCATCTCTTCAGAATACTTTTGCGGTAGGAGTTTTAGGATATGATCAGCTCACGAATGCCAGACTCAGCATGCTGATGGTTCCGGGCATTATTCTAGCAGGCGCAATTGCTATATTCTGGTTCAAAAAAGAAAAACCGTTAAAAATGTACATTTTTTCAGGGTTTGCTGCGATGATAGGATATGCTATAATTATGTACTTTTCTATGGTATTAGAATTCAGTTATGACAACTGGTATCTTCCGATGTTCTTAAAAGGTTATGGAATGTGCTCATTATTTATTTCCGTTTGGTTCTATACGTTGGATAAACTTGAAATGGATGAAATGCTGGCCGCTATCGGATTGGTGCTGGTTTGGAGAACTTTCCTGGCGGTAGGTATTTTTTCAACCTTATATTCATGGTTTCAGTACAGATTTCAGGTGGCAGCTGTAGGAGATCTCGCGGTATATATGGATGGGATGACGGTGACCCCTCAGAATGTTGCAGCCAATATGAAGGGCATTCAGCTGAATGCCATTATTATTGCCACTAAAAAGATCTTCGGATATATTATCCTGACAGGTTTTGGGGTGTTGTTGTATGTAATTACCCATCATTTCGGGGCAAAACGTTTCCAGTATATGAGATTTGTGAGAGTTATCGGAGGTAAATCTGTCATTGCCAGAAGAAGACTAAAAGAAAGAAAAAAAATGTTAGAAGAAATAAAAGACGCAGCAGGACCTGCGGTTTAA